A genomic window from Gemmatimonadota bacterium includes:
- a CDS encoding NTP transferase domain-containing protein, translating into MQVIIPTAGKGTRLRPHTHLIPKPMLKVAGRPVMDWVMDKLAGLDVEELIFITGHLKDQVEAHARSSYAIPSRFIEQKVQDGTAGAINLARPFIHGPVMIIFVDTVFEADLSLAQTLDADGIIWAKEVEDYQRFGVVVTDADGYMTKIVEKPSEPISKLANIGLYFIRDVEALWAGIDHVLAAPANKGEYYLTDAFQHMIEHGKKIRTAEVGGWYDCGQLETTIETNGILLAQGAAKHGPVGADVTIIEPVLIEPGCTLERCTIGPNVTLEAGTTVRDSTVANAIVGPGCTIERSTLDQVMIGEKAKVIGFTGSGSFGAHTEVHST; encoded by the coding sequence ATGCAGGTGATCATTCCGACCGCAGGGAAGGGCACCCGGCTCCGGCCGCACACGCACCTGATCCCGAAGCCGATGCTGAAGGTCGCCGGCCGTCCGGTGATGGACTGGGTGATGGACAAGCTCGCCGGCCTCGACGTCGAGGAGCTCATCTTCATCACGGGGCACCTCAAGGACCAGGTCGAGGCGCACGCGCGGAGCAGCTACGCCATCCCCTCGCGCTTCATCGAGCAGAAGGTCCAGGATGGCACCGCCGGAGCGATCAACCTCGCGCGGCCGTTCATCCACGGGCCGGTGATGATCATCTTCGTCGACACCGTCTTCGAGGCCGACCTCTCGCTGGCGCAGACCCTCGATGCCGACGGGATCATCTGGGCCAAGGAGGTCGAGGACTACCAGCGCTTTGGCGTGGTGGTGACCGACGCCGACGGCTACATGACCAAGATCGTCGAGAAGCCGAGCGAGCCGATCTCGAAGTTGGCCAACATCGGGCTCTACTTCATTCGCGATGTCGAGGCGCTCTGGGCCGGGATCGATCACGTCCTCGCCGCACCGGCAAACAAGGGCGAGTACTACCTGACCGATGCATTCCAGCACATGATCGAGCACGGCAAGAAGATCCGCACCGCGGAGGTCGGCGGCTGGTACGACTGCGGCCAGCTTGAGACCACCATCGAGACCAATGGCATTCTCCTCGCGCAGGGCGCGGCGAAGCACGGCCCCGTCGGTGCCGATGTGACGATCATCGAGCCGGTGCTGATCGAGCCCGGCTGCACGCTCGAGCGCTGCACCATCGGGCCCAACGTGACGCTCGAGGCGGGCACGACGGTGCGCGATTCCACGGTGGCCAATGCGATCGTCGGTCCCGGCTGCACCATCGAGCGGAGCACGCTTGACCAGGTGATGATCGGCGAGAAGGCGAAGGTCATCGGCTTCACCGGCTCCGGCAGCTTCGGGGCGCATACCGAGGTGCACAGCACATGA
- a CDS encoding cupin: MRRLRGLRPRLHHRPVVVHLPYAGVVMAEVPRRVEKPWGHELIWAHTDRYVGKVLHVKAGHILSCQYHHKKDETMHVFSGELILRTWPHEGAAPVERPFRAGDSVHIPALTIHQIEAVVDSDVLEASTPELDDLVRINDRYGRG, encoded by the coding sequence ATGCGTCGCCTGCGGGGTCTGCGTCCGCGACTGCATCACCGTCCCGTCGTCGTTCACCTTCCATATGCAGGGGTCGTGATGGCCGAAGTGCCGAGGCGCGTCGAGAAGCCGTGGGGCCACGAGCTCATCTGGGCGCACACCGATCGCTATGTGGGCAAGGTGCTCCACGTGAAGGCAGGCCACATCCTCTCGTGCCAGTACCACCACAAGAAGGACGAGACGATGCACGTCTTCTCCGGGGAGTTGATCCTTCGGACCTGGCCGCATGAAGGCGCTGCACCGGTCGAACGGCCGTTCCGTGCCGGCGACTCCGTGCACATTCCCGCGCTGACCATTCACCAGATCGAGGCTGTCGTCGACAGCGACGTGCTCGAGGCCTCCACGCCCGAGCTCGACGACCTGGTGCGCATCAACGACCGCTACGGACGAGGCTGA
- a CDS encoding 4Fe-4S binding protein: MTDFGGDRRTFFRRALGNAMEQVAKATEERIVQKRYVRPPGALGEVGFLTACTRCGACAAACPAGAILHVPASGGLAAATPYLEPARIPCIACPDMPCAAACPTDALTVPANGWAGQRLGWIEFHPDRCITFEGKECGVCVRSCPIGERALSLDEDGRPVLKVEGCVACGVCVRDCITVPSSFTFHMQGS; the protein is encoded by the coding sequence ATGACCGACTTCGGCGGCGATCGGCGCACCTTCTTCCGCCGCGCCCTCGGCAACGCCATGGAGCAGGTGGCCAAGGCCACCGAAGAGCGAATCGTCCAGAAGCGCTATGTCCGGCCGCCCGGTGCCCTCGGCGAGGTCGGTTTCCTCACGGCGTGCACCCGATGCGGCGCCTGCGCTGCGGCGTGCCCGGCCGGGGCAATTCTGCACGTGCCTGCCAGCGGCGGGCTCGCCGCCGCCACGCCCTATCTCGAGCCGGCGCGGATCCCGTGCATCGCCTGTCCCGACATGCCCTGCGCCGCCGCCTGCCCCACCGATGCCCTCACCGTGCCCGCCAACGGCTGGGCGGGGCAGCGGCTCGGCTGGATCGAGTTTCATCCCGATCGCTGCATTACGTTTGAAGGGAAGGAATGCGGGGTCTGTGTCCGCAGTTGTCCTATCGGGGAACGGGCGCTCTCGCTCGACGAGGACGGCCGCCCCGTGCTCAAGGTCGAGGGATGCGTCGCCTGCGGGGTCTGCGTCCGCGACTGCATCACCGTCCCGTCGTCGTTCACCTTCCATATGCAGGGGTCGTGA
- the atpH gene encoding ATP synthase F1 subunit delta — MREVTIARNYAETLLSLAKHAGAPEAWGTLMDEATAALGTPSIEAVMMSPRVTKEKKVEIIRHALQGAPTPFILFLGAVVKRGRQMLLPQIADEYRVLVDVQLNRVRAGVTLARDVDALTRQVLVERLKTAIGKDVIAGFAVDPSLLGGVVVKIGDRVYDGSVKKRLAQLRNKLISR; from the coding sequence GTGAGGGAAGTCACCATCGCCCGCAACTACGCCGAGACGCTGCTGTCGCTGGCGAAGCACGCGGGGGCTCCGGAGGCATGGGGCACCCTGATGGACGAGGCGACCGCGGCACTGGGCACCCCGTCGATCGAGGCGGTGATGATGTCGCCGCGCGTCACCAAGGAGAAGAAGGTCGAGATCATCCGACACGCGCTCCAGGGGGCCCCGACGCCGTTCATCCTCTTCCTCGGCGCGGTCGTCAAGCGCGGGCGGCAGATGCTGCTGCCCCAGATTGCCGACGAATACCGGGTGCTGGTGGACGTGCAGCTCAACCGCGTGCGTGCCGGGGTCACCCTGGCGCGCGACGTCGATGCGCTCACCCGGCAGGTGCTGGTGGAGCGGCTGAAGACGGCGATCGGCAAGGACGTGATCGCGGGCTTCGCGGTCGATCCGTCGCTGCTCGGTGGTGTGGTCGTGAAGATCGGCGACCGCGTCTACGACGGCTCGGTGAAGAAGCGCCTCGCGCAGTTGCGCAACAAGCTCATCAGCCGCTGA
- the atpF gene encoding F0F1 ATP synthase subunit B, producing the protein MLLLSTEGGEGLPGPFQPTPALAVWTVVVFAVVLFILAKKLFPVIVRATADREETIRLQLAEAKQMHAEAQAALEEQRQLLAGSRGEATAMLAEARQAAERERTLAVEKTRAEQDEMLARARREIEAEKLRAVADLRREAVDLAIAAAGKVVGQSLDSAADRKLVEEYLGSIGKSA; encoded by the coding sequence ATGCTGCTCCTCAGCACGGAAGGTGGGGAGGGGCTTCCTGGCCCCTTCCAGCCGACCCCGGCGCTTGCGGTGTGGACGGTGGTGGTCTTCGCGGTGGTGCTGTTCATCCTCGCGAAGAAGCTCTTCCCGGTGATCGTCCGTGCGACGGCCGACCGCGAGGAGACCATCCGGCTGCAGCTCGCCGAGGCGAAGCAGATGCATGCCGAAGCCCAGGCGGCGCTTGAGGAACAGCGTCAACTGTTGGCTGGCTCGCGTGGCGAGGCGACGGCGATGCTGGCCGAAGCGCGTCAGGCAGCCGAGCGCGAGCGCACGCTGGCCGTGGAGAAGACCCGCGCCGAGCAGGATGAGATGTTGGCGCGTGCGCGCCGTGAGATCGAGGCGGAGAAGTTGCGTGCCGTCGCCGACCTCCGTCGTGAGGCGGTGGATCTGGCGATTGCGGCCGCCGGCAAGGTCGTCGGGCAGTCGCTCGACAGCGCCGCCGACCGCAAGCTGGTCGAGGAATACCTCGGGTCGATCGGGAAGTCGGCGTGA